Genomic segment of Gemmatimonadaceae bacterium:
CGCTATAGCTCCTTCACTTCGACGACTTCCGCAATGCGCGCGGTTGGGTTCTGCATGACCGATTTGCCCGGCCCGCCCCAGATGCGTCGCATGGTTGCGACAAACGCTTCCGCCTCAGGCATGGTGTCGAACTCGAGGTCGATCATCACGTAGTTCGGGTCATCCCGAAGGCGAAAGACCCGGTAGCGGCGGACGCCGGATCCCTTCCGGTCGGCGGGATCGCTGTCGAATGCCTGTCTCCACCTCTCGAAGCTCGGGACCGAGTGCTCGATTCTTACAATGGGCATGGACGTTCTCCCCCGTTAACGGCGATTGCTAGGTCCGGGAACCTCATCGCGTGCTCCGATCCACGATGGCGGAATAGGGTTGTTCGGCCGCTCTTCGTCCCAGACCCATGCGGTCATCCACCATCGCTTTCCATCCCAGTTTAGCGTGATATAGTTGACATAGCGCCCAATGACCGGTCCGTCAGGCGTGCGGCGCGATTCACTTATGCTCCGCACCTGCGCGACGTTGCCAAACCGCTCGATCCTTGATCCTACCTGTGTCTCGAACAACCCGTTCTTCACGAAGCTCGAGTCGTTGGCTCGCCGGTACGACTCGGGTGTCATCTGCTTGACGACTGTCTTCCCATCCTTCTCACTCGTAGCCGTGAACGTTGCGGCGAGGGCGTAAAGCGTGCTGTCGCGCCGCCATTGGCGTGGAGCGCCGATCGGACCACTGATCACTTCGTACGACGCGCGCACGATATCGGCTATTGTTCCCACATCGCGAGGGTCGGCGACGGGGGTTTGCGCAGCCAGCGAACCTGGGGCAACGGCAACGAGTACAACGAGACCCTGAAGGACGCGCATTTGCCACGGCACGAAACACCTCGTTGGACATTTGAGCCGTGAAATTACCGCGCAGCGGAGTAGGTGCATACCATTTGCGTAATGCTGGTAGATTGTCCGTACTCACCCTCCGTGGCGTTCCAGGCTCAAGGAAACCAGGCATTAGAGGCTCCCATGAAATACAGGTTTCATCTCGTCACATTACTCGCGATCAGCGCATGCACGCCAACGGTTAACACAGCCGTTGCGCCGTCCGGCTCGTCCGCCACCACTGACCGTATCGCCGCCGATATCCGTACCGTGTCGTCGGACGCGTTCCTCGGCCGCGGCCCGGCTACGCCAGCTGAGGAAATGACCGTCAACTACATTCGAGACCGTCTCCAGGCGGCGGGCGTGCAGCCCGGTGGTCCGAACGGCTCGTGGTTTCAGGAGGTGCCGCTCGTAAAGGCCGACATCGTCGGCGCGCCGTCGCTCACGGTCAATGTGAATGGGCAGCCGACATCGCTCAGGCAGGGGGAACAGATTGCCGTCCGCGCCTCGATGCAGAACGTCGACCGCGTGAGCATTCAGAACGCGCCCATCGTTTTTCTCGGCTACGGTGTGCGTGCCCCCGAGCGCAACTGGGACGACTTCAAGGGTGAGAACGTGCGTGGGAAGGTCGGCCTGGTTCTCATCAACGATCCGGATTTCGAGACGGGGCAGGGCGACTTCGGCGGCAAGGCGATGACCTACTACGGCCGCTGGACCTACAAGTACGAGGAAGCCGCGCGTCAGGGACTCGCCGGCATGCTCGTGGTTCACGAGACTGCTCCGGCGTCGTACGGCTGGGCGACCGTTAAGAATTCCAACACCAACACGATGTTCGACATCGTGCGATCCAATCCCGCGGAGGTGCACCCGTTGCTCGAAGGGTGGGTTCAGAGGGACGATGTCGTGCGGTTGCTCACCGCTGTTGGTCAGGATTTCGAGGCGCTCAAGAAACGCGCGCAGACGCGTGACTTCAGGCCGGTCACGCTCGGCAATGCGACCTTCTCGGCGAGCTATCAGGTGAAGCGCGAGACGATTCGCTCGAAGAATGTGCTCGGTCGCCTGCCGGGTACGACGCACCCCGACGAGAGAATTCTCTTCGGTGCACACTGGGATCACCTCGGCGTTGGCGCACCGGATGCGCGCGGCGACACGATTTACAATGGCGCGGTGGACAATGGGACTGGCATCGGCGCAGTGCTGGAGCTTGCGCGCCTGTTTGCGGCCGGTCCGCGCACGCAGCGCTCGCTCGTCTTCGCGTTCTGGACCGCGGAAGAGAAGGGACTTCTCGGCTCGGAGTACTACGCGAGCAATCCCGTCTATCCGCTCGAGACGACCGTCGCCGGCTTCAATATCGACGCGCTGAGCCCGACAGGACGCGCGCGGGATGTGCGCGTTGTCGGCTCGGGTCAGACTGATATCGAGGACCGACTCAAGACTGTTCTGGCATCGACCAATCGCGTGATAACGCCCGATCCGAATCCGGAGGCGGGCTACTTCTTCCGTTCCGACCATTTCCCGATGGCCAAGCGTGGCGTGCCGATGCTGTACATGGGTAGCGGGATCGACCTGTTCAACGGTGGCACCGCGGCGGGCCGAGCCGCCGGCGAAGCCTATAGGCGCGACGCGTACCATCAGCCGGCGGATGAGTTCAGGCCGACCTGGAATCTCGCGGGCATAGCTGAAGACGTGTCCGTGCTGCATCAGCTCGGATTGCAGCTCGCGAATTCCCGGGAGTGGCCGAATTATCGGGAGACGTCAGAGTTCCGTCCCGTGAGAGACAAGTCGGCGGCGAGGCGACAGTAATCCTCTCGGCTGCTTTACCCGGCGGAAGCCGTCTTCCTGGGTGGTGCTCGGGATCTACGTGCGAGGCGGCGGAATCGCGCCGGGGCGGGGATGACTCTGGATAATCTTCGAGTGCGGCATCCGCGCCGACGAATCTGCCACAGCGGGATCCAGCCTCCTGATGCGGGGCAATGTTTCTTCGGAGAGCTTTGAGTCCTTTGTAACGTCCGCCACCATCATTATTCCAAGAAGCGGTGCAAGCTCATCAGGAGCAAGCTGCGCCGACCGACGGTATTGCGAGAGCGCCCGATCGTATGTCTTCACCCGAAAGAGCATGTTGCCGCTGTCGAGCGCCAGCTTCGCCGCACCCGTTATTGCCGGTGTGGCTTCGTCTGCGGCCACCCCGCTCGAGCTTCTCTCACCGAGGGGCGTCTTCGGCGCATCAGTCCCTCCGCACGCCAGGGTGCCGACGACTGCCGCGAACGAGTAGAGGCGTAACGCTCTCATAAGGGAAACCTGCAGGCCTGTTAACGGAAAAGCTATGTTTCCCTGACTTGATATCAGGCCGTTGCTGACAGCGCGCCCGCTCACCCGCCTGCAGCGTTAAGGTTCACAATTGGCTTTCGCTCGAAGGAGCATGAGCACATGAAATTCCAGACAATCATCGAGCCTTTCCGCATAAAGACGGTCGAGCCGATACGAAAGACCACGCTGGAAGAGCGGAAAGCTGCGCTCGAAGCCGCCCACAACAACGTGTTCCTGCTGCACTCCCGCGATGTGCTCATCGATCTGCTCACCGATTCCGGAACCGGCGCGATGTCAGTCTACCAGTGGTCGGGAATGATGAAAGGTGACGAGTCATACGCGGGCGCCCGGTCATTCGATGTGTTCGAGAAATCGGTGCGCGATATCACGGGATTCACTCACGTTATACCGACGCATCAGGGCAGGGCCGCGGAGCACATTCTCTTCCACGCCATCGTCCGTCCCGGCGACATAGTCCCGAACAACACGCATTTCGACACGACGCGCGCCAACGTCGAGGACGTCGGAGGAATCGCGCTCGATCTGCCGATTCAGGAGGGACGTCAAGCCGTGTCGAGCCATCCCTTCAAGGGGAACATGGACGTCGCAGCGCTGGAAGCGACACTCGAGAAGTATGGCGACCGCGTCCCCCTGGTCATGCTCACTGTAACGAACAATTCCGAGGGGGGTCAGCCGGTAAGCCTCCTGAACATCCGCGAGGTAAGTGCGCTCTGTCATCGCTATGGAGTCCCGCTTTTCATAGACGCCTGCCGGTTCGCCGAGAATGCGTGGCTCATCAAGACGCGCGAGGCGTCACTGTCGCACCGCTCGGCGCGGTCGATTGCGCAGGAGATGTTCAGCCTTGCCGATGGATGCACGATGAGCGCGAAGAAGGACGGAATGTCGAACATCGGCGGCTTCCTGGCGATGAACAACGGATCGCTCGCGGTGAAATGCCGGACGCGTCTCGTTTTAACGGAGGGCTTCACGACTTACGGAGGCCTCGCCGGGTATGACCTCGAGGCAATTGCCGTTGGACTCAACGAAGCGCTCGATGAGGACTACCTCCACTATCGGATTCGCTCCATCGAATATCTCGGAGAAAAGCTACTGGATGCAGGCGTGCCGATTGTGACGCCGACCGGAGGACACGCGCTGTATCTCGATGCGAAGCGGATGCTGCCGCACGTGCCGCAGCGCGAGTACCCCGCGTGGGCGCTGTCGCTCGTCCTCTATATAGAAGGTGGAATTCGGGCGGCGGAGATAGGCTCGATGATGTTTGGCCGACGGTCCGATGGCACCGAGCGACCAGCCGCGCTGGAGCTCGTACGCCTGGCGTTCCCACGCCGCGTCTATACCCAGAGTCACGTCGACTACGTCGCAGAGGTGGTGCAGCATGTGAATGCGATTGCGCCGCATATCCGCGGGGTGCGGATCGTTGAAGCTCCAGCGGTTCTTCGCCACTTCACGGCGCACATGGCGCCAGCGCACGGCCGGCTTGTGGCCTAGATCCGCCAGCGTGATTAGTTAGAGCTAACGCGCGTCTGGTATGACCCGTCCGTGGCACGCAATACAGACGGACGGGTTCTTCGACCGTGCGCGCGCCGCGTTGAAGCCAGGGCCATGGGGACTGAAGCGGAATCCACCGCCAACGGCAGAGTGACATGCGGTGCAGTCGCGCTCCGCATGGCATGACGCACACGACTCGAGACTCTGACGCGCTGCCTGCCCGTGCCCGAGGCTGAACCCGCGAAATGCGTCGTGGTATCCGGTAGTGCCGATTCGCCCGATGGCGACGAGGCCCGCCTGCCGATGGCACGACTGGCAAAACTGAGCGGGATTGTGACAATCGCTGCAGGTCGCTTCGCGAGTGTAGGCCGAGCTCGGGTGGCGTGTCAGGAAATTCTGAGGGTGGTAGCTGGACTGCCGCGCAACTTCGGGGCGATGACACTCGAAACACGTGGAGCGCACGTGGCAGGTCTCGCACGTCGTCGGGCGCGCGCTCGCCTCGGCCCCGTGTCGCTCCCTGAAGTCCCACGTGTGACTCGACGGCGGGGTGCGCGTCCACTGCGCGGCTACCGTACGTCCCGTCGCAGCGGCCGGCATGGTAGCGACAACCCGCGGCACCGACCCGACGTGACAGCTCGTGCAACTCTCTCTAGCGTGACAGCTCGCGCACGCCATCGGGCGGGCGTTCGCTGCCGCCCCGTGCCGTTCCTTGAAGTCGCGTGTGTGACTCGATGGTTTGGCACGCGTCAACAGCGCGCCGGCCGCGCGACCCGGCCCGGCAGCCGGCAGCGCCGCAATGGCGCGCGGCGGCACCCCGATGTGGCAGCTCGCGCAGCTCTCTCTCGCGTGACAGGTCGCGCATGTCGCCGCGGGTTGCTGCGCAAGCCGGCCATGTGCCCGTAGAAAATCGCGAGCCGTGTGACTTGGCGGCACGGGTTGCGTCGTCGCGTAAACCGGTGTTCGTTCGTCGAGCGCAAGCGCGGCAATCACGGGTGACTCAGGGGCGTTCACATGGCACGTGATGCACAGATTCCGCGAGTGGCATGTTGCGCAGCTGAACGCGATGCCGCCCTCATTAGGCGACGTTCCCGCCACTCGTGCCAGCCTGCCGTGACCGGCAAGCCGAAAATCCGGCGCGTCGTGCGAGCGGGGACGAGGAAAGCGCGCGATGTCGGCCCGAGTCAAGCTGGGCGCGTCGGTCAAGCGCACGTGACAGGTTGCACATGCCTGGCTTGGAACATCCACATGAGGATCTTTCAATCCGTGACAGCTGAGACATTGTCCAACAACTGCACTGCGCACCGCCATCCGGGCGGTTCCGGCCTGGTTGTGACAGGCGGAACAGTTTCTGATCGAGGCGCTGTCGGCCGGATTCTTCACTGTCACCGCGCGGTCATGATTCTGATGGGTGAAGCGTCGATTCCCGGGGCGCGGTCCATTTCGCGGCTCCCACGTCACTTTCGGCTGCACGACGCCATCGTGGCACGACGCGCACCCCTTTGGCTCTGGAAACATGGCCTGTCCGGGCTCGACTACTCCCGCATGGCAGGTCGTACAAAGCGGAAAGACTTTGGAATGCTTTTCGTGCGGAAATCGCCCCTCCGGCGCCCGGCCGACAAGCGGCGCCGCGAACAACGCCCCGGCCGCGAGGACGCCAAAACCAAGCGCCGGCCAAACCCGTCGTGCCAGCTTCACCGAAGCGTGGGGCGGGCCGGAGGCAGGGGCGTTCGGTCGGCCCCCGACCCGAACGCGAGACTTAGCCCTGCCCGGACACGGACCTGGTCAAGCGATGACGCACTCGCATCGGGTCGGTCGCGATCGTCATTGACCATCGAGACATCGCCCCATACCCGTCGCTGCGTGCTATGCTGCCACTGAATCCGGCCGCCTACCCAGCGACTTGTCGCGTCGTAAAACCGAAGCTCGAGTGGCCGTGCGAGACTTCCACCGTACAGATCCAATGCCAGCCTCTCATTCGGAGTGAACGTCAGGGCGGCATCGGCCGAACGAGCTGAGGCGCCCGGTCCATACTCCAGACCATAGTTGCCGTCGAACGTCCAGCGCTCAGTCATTGTCGCCGTGGCGCCTATCCGTGCGCGCCATCCGCGATCTTCCAGTTCCGGGACGAGAGCGGTCGAGACCCCCGCGCTCTCGTAGCTGTAGCGCTCAGCGCGTCCATGCAGCGACAGCCACTCCGCGGGGCGGATCTGCGCGGAGATGTTCACGGCATTGTAAGGCACCGGACTGAACGCGCCCCAGAGTGTCCACAAGCTGAAGTACGGGCGATATCGTCTCGCGCCGGCGGACACCGAGAATGTCCGGCGCGGGTAGGTGATTGCCACATCCGCATTTCCCAGCTGGCCGTCGGCCATGTTGTAATCCAATCCAGCGTTGAGCCGAAAAGCTCTGATGAGCGCGCCAATCGAGAGTGCCGTCCGCTCCGACACGAAATAGTCATTCTCAGGGTCTACCTCACGCCGATATTCGCCGTGAACGTCAACGTTACGGAAGAGCCACGCAGCTTCGGCCCCGGCTACGATCTGCCGGTTGCGCGGTCGCCACTCGTCGAGAGGATTGAGCGCGGGACTCAGCGGCGTGACCGCAGTCGCCTGTCCGAGTCCCCAACCGCCGTAGCCGGTGATCTCGATTCGCGGCTGTTCCCACCGGTATCTCAACCAGCCGCCGTCAAAACCCATTGACTCGAGGCGCGATGAGACCAGTTGACGTCCGACACGGGCGACAATCGCTGAGCGTTGGTACTCGAGGAGGCCTTCGATAAGCTGCATTGAAGGCTCGGTGCCCGGCCACGCTTCGTCACTCCCGAGATTTCCCAGGACCCGCCCCGTTGCGCGGAGCGAAAGGCCGTCGACGCCCAAGCCCCACATGATCAGGCTTGCCGCAGCGGTCACCGGCACGCCGCGCATCACGGGGCCTGGCCTCAGGAAATAGCAGTACTCGCCTGCGCTGCAGCGCACGGCATGCCCATCCGGAGTCTCGAAGCCCCCGCTCGTCCCCGGGACCGCGTCTGCAACCAGAATGCTGTCGGAGATGAGACCGCGAAATGAGACTGACTGAGCGCGTGCGTCGAGACGCACGCGATAATCCTGCGCGGGAAGGGAAGCGACCCGAAGAAAAACAACGCACACGCTGATGAGAGGCAGAGCACGCTTCATTCTCGCGATCGCGTGACGAGCTTAGAGCGATAAGTGACCGGGTCCGCGAGGAAATGGCAGACCGTGCATTCCTTTGCGTCGTAATGGTTCTTTGACTTTGCGGCGTGACAGGTGCTGCAAAAGCTGCGTGTCGGCGTCAGCCGCGCGACCGTCGTCGCGGTGTGGCATGCGTCGCAGCGCTGATGTGCTGTCTCCAGCGTCCGGTGCGCTGCCGCAGGCTGCGCGGGCGCGTGACATGTGGAACAGCTTCGCTCGGCGGCATGATGGTCTTCGTGGCAATCCCGGCATTCGGCGTTCGCCCGCGATGGCTCGAGCGTGACCGGCGTCGTGTGACACTCGATGCACGTTCGCTTCGCGTGCCGAGCGTGTAAAAAATCAACTGAACGGGGCTTCGGCTTGTGACCCGCGACCGTGACCACTGCCGTCATCTGCTTCGGCGCCGCATACTCGGAGGAGCGATGGCAGGACGCGCATCGTGCGCTTGCGGGTGCCTGATGATGGCATATGGCGCAGCCTCGCGGTGCCTTGAACGTAAGTTCGCCGTGGGCATCGCCGGTCGCATGACACACGAGGCACGCAATTTTCTCGTGCCTCGAGTGGGGAAAGCTGTCGGGCTCAGCACTGGCGGGCCCGGGTGGGCCGATTCCCATGAATACCGCCGCCGGCCGGAGTGGGTCGAAGACGGATCGCAGCAGATTGTGTCCGGACTGCGATGCCGTTTGCTCGAAGCTCGCCAAAGCCAATCTGACTGGAGCCGACGCCCGCCGGCCTTTTATCGCCAGGTCTTTTCGCGCCGTGTTGGCTTCGGTGCGCCGCAGCGCCTTCGTCGTATCGAAAGGCAAGGGCGGCTGAAACTTTCCTCGCGCCCGAACGCTCACGTGGCAACCCTGACACTGGCTTGCATCGACCTTTGCTGCGTGCGGAACGTGACATGTAAGACACTGTGACGCGACTCTCCGATGACTGGCGCCCATGTGGAACGGCTCATCCCGCCAGTTCGAGTGGCAACCGGCCGTCGCGCACGAATTCGCAGCTTCCATCGCATTCTTCTGCGTGTGCGGGTTGTGGCATGTGCCGCACTTTCCACCGTGAGGATCTTTTGCCTCGCTGAAATCGGCGAGAATCTTTCGCATCTGGTGGCAGCCGAGGCACTGTGGCGCGCCGGGTACGAGAGTGCCGCTTGCGGAATCGCGCGTTGCGAGGTCGGGTACTGCGGCGGTGAACTCGTGGCAGACCGTGCAATGCCGCACCGTTTGTCCCGCCATCTTGGCGATGGCGATGCCCGTTTCCTTTGGATCGTGGCATCCGACTTCACCGCATGTCTGCTTCACCGGCTGGAACTGATGGAGCTCGGTGCCATGGCACTCTACGCAATTCATGTTCTTGAGCACGCTCGAGTCAGACTCGAGATGCACGCGGTGTCCGGCGGTTGAGGCTATTCGCTGCCACGCGGCCGTGTCTCTGGTGACGTGACAGTTTTCGCACACGCCATTTGGCACGTTCGCATGCTTCTCGATCTTTTCCGGACGCTCCGCCACCCACACGTAAAGCTGCCACGCGCTCGCGGCCAGAGACTGCTGATGACATGAGTGGCACGAGAGCTTCGAGTGCTTGCTTTCGCCGCCAGTCATTCTCTCGACCGCGCTATCCATCACGTGACACCCGGTGCAGAAGTCGTTCGAGTGCTGCGTGTAGTTCCAGGTAGTTGCTCCAGCCACGCCGGCCACCGCGACGGTAAAAATGGCGGCGACAGCAAGCGCGACTTTGACGGCGGTGGATCGCGTCGTGAGCCAGCCGGCGATCGCGCGACGGCGCGCGATCATCCACCAGAGGATCGCCACACCAGCGACGACCGCGAGGACGACTCCTCCGATCTGAATCCACGGCGGTACTGACGACAGGAGGAACCGAACAACGTCGGCGACCCCGCCGGGCAGTGGAGACTCGACCCTTACCGAGTCGATTGCTGAAGCGTGGGGTTGCTGAAGCGCCGCGGCCGAGCTGAGTGCTCGGCCGGTCCCCTTGAACTGTGCTCCGATCACATCATACAGCGCAATCGGATCAACTACCTCCGAGGCGTGCGAGCGACGTGCATCGAGCTGTTGAACTCTCCGCCGATTGGACGATTCATGCGGGCCTCGACGCCAGCCGACGGGGCCGGCAAGTTGTAGTAGGTCCGAACGTACTTGATAGTGGCGCTGAGCAACGCCTCGCACAAGAACGAGTTGTGGACGCCCTTCGAGTTGTCGGCGTTTGACTGGTTGTATTCCCCGCAGAGCCGCGCGTTGAACTCGGCGCCCTCGGCCGGCGTGATGGTGTTGTCCGTGTTGCTCCATTCGCCTGGCCGCGTTGCTTTCAGTGTAGCGAGCCAGCCACCATCGGTGGGCGCTGCCTGGAGAGTACCGTCATTGTTCGAGTTGAGCCACAGCACGCCGGTGAGGTCCTTCATGCGGGCTCGAACAACCGCAAACCGGGTTGCGGCTACGTTGGCATCACCGTGACATCCGGCAGTAGTGCATGTCTGCCACGACCGCGCCGTCGCCGTGTATTCGCAGGTCTTGACACCCGTCGGCTGACCCGTTGCGACGTCGAGACACGGAATCGGACGCATCAGGTGGCCAGTCGACTGGAAGCTGAATGCTCCCGTCAGCTTATCAGTAACCGTGAACTTCGCGACGTGACATCCGGCACAAAGCTTCGGGTTCCTGGTTGACGCGTGCGTTCCGTAGATGCGGGCCGTGTCATACGCGAATCCCGGCGGCCGGTAGCCGGCAAAACCGAGCAGTACCGCTCCCTGCGGGGCGTGCGGTGAGCTGGTACCGAACTCCGGCTCGACTCGTCGCAGATGACACTGCATGCAGAGATTCTGGTCCGGATCCGGTGATGTTACAGAGAAGCGAAGCTGGGCCGGATTGCCCGAGCCGTGCGGATTGTGACAGATGGCACAAGTCACTGCCTGGTAATTAGTCGGGTTAGCCTTCTCCTGGTAGTTGTCCGTCACCCCCCACCGCGCGAGCGTTCCCCGGCCGTCGTGGCAGCCGGCGCACGTGGGATTCGATCCGCGCGTTGTGACCTTGCCGTGTCCGGAAGCTTTCCACTCTTCAGCGAACGGCTGGTGCGCACCGGAGTGGCAGTCACCACAGTTGCCGGTACCAGTCATGCTCACCTTCGCGAGCGGCCTGATAAGGTTTGCCTGTCCGACACCCTCGACATGCTCCAGCCCTGGGCCGTGACAGCTCTCGCATTGCACGTCGTAATACGTGTTGGATTTAACAGCATCGTGACCGGCTGCCGCGGTCGTCGCGGCGTTTCCTCTGGTGTTGACGGTATGACAGCCTTCGCACTCCGCGCCTTTGGCGGTGCTCGCGTTCAGCACCGCCCAGGCACTTGCGTGCTTGGTCTCGTGCCAGCTTCCCTGAATTTCGGCGTGGCAGTTACCGCATGTCGTTTGCTTGGTGGCTGCGTCGTAGTAGCCGAGAAATCCCTGCGCGGCAGCAGGCGGCTCATTGAAGGGCTGCCGGTCCCGGAAAACGATGTCCTTGCTCGTACATCCAACGAGCCACATCGCTGTGAGGAGCGCTGCCGTAAGCAGGGCTGGAGCTCGGACGGCCGATGATGCCTTGAGCATGGCTGATTCTCGGAGAGAAGTGCGCCTGCAAGCCCAGTCGCCACTGCGAAGTGAAGCAAATGCCGAAAAGGCTCACCGGAATAATAGGCCGAATGTCCGCGATTGAACAGTCAGGGTTTCCCCTGCGTGCAGTCGGATTAATGCTGATTCTGAATCAGGCTTATTGGTCGAAGTGTTCCGGTGTTCCACTGCATACCTCTCGTTCTCGACGTGGTATTCATCTCAGGCAGCTGAATTCGCGAGAAGCCGACCGTAAAAATCTCGACGCTAAGGGCAACCATGAGCGCTGTCGATCGTAGGACGTTCCTGCGGGGAATGGCTGCGATGTCGGCAGCTACGGTTGGGTCTGCTCTGGCGCCAGGCGTCGTGCTCCCCGCCAGCGACGACGCTCCACCCACGATAAAGGCCGATCCAACCTGGAAGAAATCTCCGTGTCGGTTGTGCGGCGTGGGGTGTGGGTTGCTCGTGGGAATAGAGAGTGGACGCGCCGGCGCCGTGAAGGGCGACCCCGATTCGGCCGTCAGCGCCGGCCTCGCCTGCGCGAAAGGTTACTACTCGGTGCAGGCATTGTACGGGCGTGATCGAATCACCAGAGCGATGATCCGCCGCGGAAACTCGCTTGTCGGAGTGCCGATCGCAGAAGCGCTCGACCTCGTTGCCAGCCGCATCCGCGAAACAACACGCCGGTACGGAAAGGACAGTGTCGCGATCTACGGCTCGGCGCAGTGGTCGATCCCCGACGCGTATATCGCGTCGAAGCTGTTCAAGGGTGGACTCGGGACGAACAACGTCGAGAGCAGCAGCCGACTGTACGGTGCCAGCGCGATGGCAGGCCTCGAAACCACCTTCGGACTCGACGGATCGTTGGGATGCTATGAGGACATCGATCACGCCGACCTGTTCATCCTCTGGGATGCAAATCTAGCTGAGACTGATCCGGTTCTGTTCTCGCGAATGCTGGATCGTCGGCGAAAGGACCGGGCCGTGCGAATCATCGATCTCACCCGACGAACAACTCGCACGAGCTACGCAGCAGACCACTCGCTCGTGCACGCGCCACATTCGACGCTCGCAATTGCGAACGCAATCTGTAATGAGATCGTCGAG
This window contains:
- a CDS encoding M28 family metallopeptidase, coding for MKYRFHLVTLLAISACTPTVNTAVAPSGSSATTDRIAADIRTVSSDAFLGRGPATPAEEMTVNYIRDRLQAAGVQPGGPNGSWFQEVPLVKADIVGAPSLTVNVNGQPTSLRQGEQIAVRASMQNVDRVSIQNAPIVFLGYGVRAPERNWDDFKGENVRGKVGLVLINDPDFETGQGDFGGKAMTYYGRWTYKYEEAARQGLAGMLVVHETAPASYGWATVKNSNTNTMFDIVRSNPAEVHPLLEGWVQRDDVVRLLTAVGQDFEALKKRAQTRDFRPVTLGNATFSASYQVKRETIRSKNVLGRLPGTTHPDERILFGAHWDHLGVGAPDARGDTIYNGAVDNGTGIGAVLELARLFAAGPRTQRSLVFAFWTAEEKGLLGSEYYASNPVYPLETTVAGFNIDALSPTGRARDVRVVGSGQTDIEDRLKTVLASTNRVITPDPNPEAGYFFRSDHFPMAKRGVPMLYMGSGIDLFNGGTAAGRAAGEAYRRDAYHQPADEFRPTWNLAGIAEDVSVLHQLGLQLANSREWPNYRETSEFRPVRDKSAARRQ
- a CDS encoding tryptophanase, whose product is MKFQTIIEPFRIKTVEPIRKTTLEERKAALEAAHNNVFLLHSRDVLIDLLTDSGTGAMSVYQWSGMMKGDESYAGARSFDVFEKSVRDITGFTHVIPTHQGRAAEHILFHAIVRPGDIVPNNTHFDTTRANVEDVGGIALDLPIQEGRQAVSSHPFKGNMDVAALEATLEKYGDRVPLVMLTVTNNSEGGQPVSLLNIREVSALCHRYGVPLFIDACRFAENAWLIKTREASLSHRSARSIAQEMFSLADGCTMSAKKDGMSNIGGFLAMNNGSLAVKCRTRLVLTEGFTTYGGLAGYDLEAIAVGLNEALDEDYLHYRIRSIEYLGEKLLDAGVPIVTPTGGHALYLDAKRMLPHVPQREYPAWALSLVLYIEGGIRAAEIGSMMFGRRSDGTERPAALELVRLAFPRRVYTQSHVDYVAEVVQHVNAIAPHIRGVRIVEAPAVLRHFTAHMAPAHGRLVA
- a CDS encoding cytochrome c3 family protein, coding for MLKASSAVRAPALLTAALLTAMWLVGCTSKDIVFRDRQPFNEPPAAAQGFLGYYDAATKQTTCGNCHAEIQGSWHETKHASAWAVLNASTAKGAECEGCHTVNTRGNAATTAAAGHDAVKSNTYYDVQCESCHGPGLEHVEGVGQANLIRPLAKVSMTGTGNCGDCHSGAHQPFAEEWKASGHGKVTTRGSNPTCAGCHDGRGTLARWGVTDNYQEKANPTNYQAVTCAICHNPHGSGNPAQLRFSVTSPDPDQNLCMQCHLRRVEPEFGTSSPHAPQGAVLLGFAGYRPPGFAYDTARIYGTHASTRNPKLCAGCHVAKFTVTDKLTGAFSFQSTGHLMRPIPCLDVATGQPTGVKTCEYTATARSWQTCTTAGCHGDANVAATRFAVVRARMKDLTGVLWLNSNNDGTLQAAPTDGGWLATLKATRPGEWSNTDNTITPAEGAEFNARLCGEYNQSNADNSKGVHNSFLCEALLSATIKYVRTYYNLPAPSAGVEARMNRPIGGEFNSSMHVARTPRR